ATCACGCCTGTCCCCCGGGCGCCGACCTCGGTGCCGGACGAGACCCCCAGATCGTCCGGCACCACCCAATTTCGGAGACACACACCGTGACGACTGACGAGACCGCCTGCTCCGCCAAGGGCTGCACCGCCCCAGCACAGTGGGAGCTGCTCTGGAACAACCCCAAGCTGCACACGCCCGACCGGCGCAAGACCTGGTTGGCGTGCGACGATCACAAGGCCTCGCTCAGCGACTTCCTCGGCGCCCGCGGCTTCCTCAAGGACGTCGTCAGCCACCGATAGCGGACATCGGGCGGTCCGGCTG
The DNA window shown above is from Marmoricola sp. OAE513 and carries:
- a CDS encoding acetone carboxylase, translating into MTTDETACSAKGCTAPAQWELLWNNPKLHTPDRRKTWLACDDHKASLSDFLGARGFLKDVVSHR